The DNA window ATGGAGCCAAGTATTCCCACGACCAGTTGATGTTCTCTCCGGGTGAAGAATACGCGGTGACCTTTGATGAAGCCGGTCAGTTCAGCTACTACTGTGCGCCTCACCGGGGTGCTGGTATGGTTGGGAAAGTCACGGTTGAATAAGGTTTAGGAGCGATCGCTTCTGTCTATCCGAAGCTGGGCGATCGCACCACCGACACTTGAATAGATGAAGCATCCCCTGTGGTTAAAGCCCCTGTTGTTTTAACGTCAGGGGATGTTTTTTGGCAGCAGTTTGTAGAATCAAGGTTGATGGAGGGGGAACGGTGTTTCCCTGCGGAACGCTGTAGGTTCTGAAGCTTCACCCCGCCCCAATATCGCAACAGAACGCCGCAACAGGTTCATTCAACAAGACGGAGGACATCATGGCCCATGCACGGTTTCATCTTGCCTTTCCCGTGGCCAACGTGGCCGATACCAAAACGTTTTATGCCGAGGGTCTCGGTTGTCAAGTAGGTCGCGAGACCGCTCAATCGGTGATTCTGAACCTTATGGGACATCAACTGGTGGCCCACGTCACCGAGGAGCCGATCCAGCCCCAGCGCGGCATTTATCCTCGCCATTTTGGTCTAGTGTTTGATGCGGAAGCAGATTGGGAAGCGCTGCTAGAGCGATCGCAACGGGCAGGACTCACCTTCTATCAAGCTCCCAAGCGCCGCTTTCCTGGCTCCCTGCTCGACCATCGCACCTTTTTCCTGGTCGATCCGTTTCAGAACCTGCTGGAGTTTAAGTACTATTGCCATCCAGAAGCCATCTTTGGCGCGGCGGAGTTGGCAGAAATTGGCGATCGCTAGACCTATCTTCAAGCAACCTCCTAGATTCATTCTGTTTTGAGCAACGTTGCAATGCTTGCCAATCGTTACCCCCACTAGTCGGCCATCTAGGTCATCGGGCAAGACAGCGCCGTTTCTACGAGGTTGATGCAGCGAGGATC is part of the Leptolyngbya sp. CCY15150 genome and encodes:
- a CDS encoding VOC family protein, yielding MAHARFHLAFPVANVADTKTFYAEGLGCQVGRETAQSVILNLMGHQLVAHVTEEPIQPQRGIYPRHFGLVFDAEADWEALLERSQRAGLTFYQAPKRRFPGSLLDHRTFFLVDPFQNLLEFKYYCHPEAIFGAAELAEIGDR